Proteins co-encoded in one Gemmatimonadaceae bacterium genomic window:
- a CDS encoding roadblock/LC7 domain-containing protein — MASIRDLVDAVRRRDGVEAAIVLGRDGLLVDGDTVSYLDGEQVAAHSPAVFSAADALGKAARAGQLQTAVLEFPGTIAIISAMSEDALLVVLARPTAALPILLGDLRRLRQHIASLA, encoded by the coding sequence ATGGCAAGTATCCGTGATCTGGTGGATGCCGTGCGGCGCCGCGATGGCGTCGAGGCGGCGATCGTCCTGGGGCGCGACGGCCTCCTCGTCGATGGTGACACCGTCTCGTACCTGGACGGCGAACAGGTCGCTGCGCACTCGCCGGCGGTGTTCTCGGCCGCCGACGCGTTGGGCAAGGCGGCGCGTGCCGGCCAGCTCCAGACCGCCGTGCTCGAGTTCCCCGGCACCATCGCCATCATCTCGGCGATGAGCGAGGACGCCCTGCTGGTCGTGCTCGCCCGCCCCACGGCGGCCCTGCCGATCCTCCTCGGTGACCTGCGCCGGCTGCGCCAGCACATCGCCTCGCTGGCCTGA
- a CDS encoding mannose-1-phosphate guanylyltransferase → MSLWTVILAGGVGSRFWPISTPALPKQLLPLVTGQPMLRDAVDRLLPLVPGERMLILTNATLEPAITALLPEVPAANVICEPRPAGTAAALAWAARVIAERDPAAIMLSVHADWAIGDPEGFRAALLRAANVAEANDALVTVGVTPTRPDPGFGYIEPGERAGQVAYRVSRFLEKPDRVRARELIAAGCLWNSGIFVWRATRFLAEVETHCPEVSRASGERTLEGFFGAVQSISVDVGVLERSDRVFVVPGAFGWDDVGTWAALRRVRPGDAAGNALHGDVTPVMSSGNVVHADHQSVVLYGVSDLVVVAIDGLTVVTTQEHAADLKTLIDALPARLRSRE, encoded by the coding sequence ATGTCGCTCTGGACCGTCATTCTTGCCGGTGGCGTCGGGTCACGATTCTGGCCCATCAGCACGCCCGCCCTTCCGAAGCAGCTCCTGCCGCTGGTCACGGGCCAGCCCATGCTGCGCGACGCGGTGGATCGCCTGCTGCCCCTGGTGCCCGGCGAGCGCATGCTGATCCTCACGAATGCCACGCTGGAGCCGGCGATCACGGCGCTGCTGCCGGAGGTGCCGGCCGCGAACGTGATCTGCGAACCCCGTCCCGCCGGCACCGCCGCCGCGCTGGCCTGGGCGGCCCGCGTCATCGCCGAGCGCGATCCGGCGGCGATCATGCTGAGCGTGCACGCCGACTGGGCCATCGGTGATCCGGAGGGCTTCCGCGCTGCCCTGCTGCGCGCCGCGAACGTGGCGGAGGCGAACGACGCCCTGGTGACCGTCGGCGTGACGCCCACGCGCCCTGACCCCGGCTTCGGGTACATCGAGCCCGGCGAGCGGGCGGGCCAGGTGGCGTATCGCGTGTCGCGTTTCCTCGAGAAGCCGGACCGCGTGCGCGCGCGCGAGCTGATCGCCGCCGGCTGCCTCTGGAACTCCGGTATCTTCGTCTGGCGCGCCACCCGCTTCCTTGCCGAGGTCGAGACGCACTGCCCGGAGGTGTCCCGCGCCAGCGGTGAGCGCACGCTCGAGGGGTTCTTCGGCGCGGTGCAGTCGATCAGCGTGGACGTCGGGGTGCTGGAGCGGAGCGACCGCGTGTTCGTGGTGCCGGGCGCGTTCGGGTGGGACGATGTCGGCACGTGGGCCGCGCTCCGGCGCGTGCGGCCGGGCGACGCGGCCGGCAACGCGCTCCACGGCGACGTGACCCCGGTGATGTCGTCCGGCAACGTGGTGCACGCCGACCACCAGAGCGTTGTGCTGTACGGGGTCTCCGACCTCGTGGTGGTGGCGATCGACGGCCTTACCGTCGTGACGACGCAGGAGCACGCCGCCGACCTGAAGACGCTGATCGACGCCCTTCCGGCCCGCCTGCGGTCACGCGAGTGA